CCACCCATCGTCGCACGCGTCACCGCACGCCCGGGAGCAGCTTCCACCGCACGCGCTCGCGGTAGTCGGCGTAGCCGGGGTAGGTGGCTGCGAGCAGCGTCTCCTCGTACGCGCTCTTGCGGTCGAAGAACACCGCGCTCACCGCGATGACGAGGAGGCCCGCCACACTCAGCACACGGATCACCGAGCCGCCGATCAGCAGCAGCACAGCTGTGTAGATCGGGTGGCGCACCACTGCGTAGAGCCCCGTGTCGATGAGGGTGCCGTCCCGCACCGGCGACGGCTGGGGCACCGCCTGCCGGCCCAGCTGGAGCACCGCCACGACGCCGACGACCACGCCGAGCCCGAAGATCGCCCATCCGACCGGATCCGTCCCCAGCAGGTCGAACCGCCCGAACCACCCGTCGGTGCGGGGCACGATGATGAAGGCCAGGACGAACAGCACGCCCTGC
This region of Euzebyales bacterium genomic DNA includes:
- a CDS encoding methyltransferase — encoded protein: MSWLPGGRRAAGTLAASMRRADVLWLTGQGVLFVLAFIIVPRTDGWFGRFDLLGTDPVGWAIFGLGVVVGVVAVLQLGRQAVPQPSPVRDGTLIDTGLYAVVRHPIYTAVLLLIGGSVIRVLSVAGLLVIAVSAVFFDRKSAYEETLLAATYPGYADYRERVRWKLLPGVR